From Bacillota bacterium, one genomic window encodes:
- the prfA gene encoding peptide chain release factor 1, with amino-acid sequence MFEKLAKLEERYEELTSIIADPEVVSDYSRWREYVKARAEVESVVTVYRYYKNVVREIEDAETMLREEKDLELRELAEEELEALKEKKENLTRQLEVLLLPKDPNDEKNVIIEIRAGTGGEEAALFGADLLRMYLKYAERLGWRAEILSSSLTDLGGAKEAIVLIEGRGAYSQLKFESGVHRVQRVPDTEASGRIHTSAATVAVLPEAEEVDVDIDPKDLRVDVFCSTGPGGQSVNTTQSAVRVTHVPTGIVVSCQDEKSQHKNRDKAMKVLRARLLDRMQQEQQEAIAQERRTQVGTGDRSERIRTYNFPQNRVSDHRVNLTLYRLEQVMAGDLSEFITALVTYHQAERLRRMG; translated from the coding sequence ATGTTCGAGAAACTGGCTAAACTCGAGGAGCGTTACGAGGAGCTCACAAGCATTATCGCCGATCCCGAGGTGGTGTCCGATTATTCCCGCTGGCGGGAATACGTTAAAGCAAGGGCGGAAGTCGAATCGGTCGTAACGGTCTACCGGTATTATAAGAACGTTGTCCGGGAGATTGAGGACGCGGAAACCATGCTCCGGGAAGAAAAAGACCTTGAACTCCGGGAACTGGCCGAGGAGGAGCTGGAGGCGCTGAAAGAAAAGAAGGAGAACCTTACCCGGCAGTTGGAGGTTCTTCTCCTGCCGAAGGACCCCAACGACGAGAAGAACGTTATTATTGAGATCCGGGCCGGTACGGGGGGCGAAGAGGCCGCCCTATTCGGGGCTGACCTTTTGCGGATGTATCTGAAATACGCGGAAAGGCTCGGATGGCGGGCGGAAATCCTGAGCTCCAGCCTGACGGACCTCGGCGGCGCAAAAGAAGCCATTGTCCTTATCGAGGGGCGCGGAGCTTACAGTCAGTTAAAATTTGAAAGCGGGGTCCACCGGGTGCAGCGCGTTCCCGATACCGAGGCGAGCGGGCGGATTCATACCTCGGCGGCAACGGTTGCCGTCCTGCCCGAAGCGGAAGAGGTGGATGTGGATATAGATCCCAAGGACCTTCGGGTTGATGTCTTCTGTTCGACCGGCCCAGGCGGTCAGTCGGTGAACACCACCCAGTCGGCGGTCCGGGTTACGCACGTTCCGACCGGCATTGTGGTAAGCTGCCAGGACGAGAAATCGCAGCACAAAAACCGTGATAAGGCGATGAAGGTGCTTCGGGCGCGGCTGCTGGACCGGATGCAGCAGGAACAGCAGGAAGCGATTGCGCAGGAGCGGCGGACGCAGGTGGGGACCGGCGACCGCAGCGAGCGCATCCGTACATACAACTTCCCCCAAAACCGGGTCAGCGACCACCGTGTCAACCTGACGTTGTACCGGCTCGAACAGGTGATGGCGGGAGATTTGAGCGAGTTCATAACCGCGCTTGTTACATATCACCAGGCCGAGCGTTTGCGCCGGATGGGGTAA
- a CDS encoding 4Fe-4S dicluster domain-containing protein: MFEDQERTEIEISAEGLRFTNEIKNLGADGIFQCNQCAKCAAACPLVLAGFPFFNKRVIQAILLGTKEKLLSDVSIWACQACNRCTQLCPRDVDPFEIILAVRRAAVQEYALPAMALEGIKSLYDFGHAVYLSEAGNPRKNLGLPEKPPSTLTNPESLQEVRAIMRKTVLINLGIIPMGDTV; the protein is encoded by the coding sequence ATGTTTGAGGACCAAGAAAGAACAGAAATAGAAATATCGGCGGAAGGTCTCCGGTTTACAAATGAAATCAAGAACTTGGGCGCTGACGGCATTTTTCAGTGCAACCAGTGCGCTAAGTGTGCTGCTGCCTGCCCGCTTGTCCTGGCGGGTTTCCCCTTTTTCAACAAACGGGTCATCCAGGCGATTCTTCTGGGCACCAAGGAGAAGCTGCTGAGCGACGTTTCCATCTGGGCATGCCAGGCATGCAACCGGTGTACCCAGTTATGCCCCAGGGATGTCGACCCCTTCGAAATAATTCTTGCCGTACGCCGGGCCGCCGTGCAGGAATACGCGCTGCCGGCCATGGCCCTTGAAGGGATTAAGTCGCTTTACGACTTTGGACATGCGGTTTATCTGTCGGAAGCCGGCAACCCGAGGAAGAATCTCGGATTACCCGAAAAACCGCCGTCAACCCTTACGAACCCGGAATCGCTTCAGGAAGTGCGTGCCATAATGCGTAAAACGGTGCTGATCAACCTCGGGATTATACCCATGGGAGACACGGTTTAG
- the rplA gene encoding 50S ribosomal protein L1, which yields MPKSGKKYTDALKKVDRTVLYGAPEAMELVKQTATAKFDETVEAAIRLGVDPRHADQQVRGAVVLPHGTGKTRRVVVFARGEKVKEAEAAGADVVGAEDLIARVQGGWFDFDVAIATPDVMGMVGKVGRILGPRGLMPNPKTGTVTFDIARAVAEVKAGKIEYRVDKAGIIHAPIGKVSFEADKLVENLRVLVEALVRAKPAAAKGQYLKGATVSSTMGPGVKVNLSKVVS from the coding sequence GTGCCGAAAAGCGGAAAGAAGTATACAGACGCGCTGAAAAAGGTGGACAGAACCGTACTTTACGGTGCGCCCGAAGCCATGGAGCTTGTCAAGCAGACGGCGACCGCCAAGTTTGACGAAACGGTGGAAGCCGCGATAAGGCTGGGTGTTGATCCCCGTCATGCCGACCAGCAGGTCCGCGGCGCGGTCGTGCTGCCGCATGGAACCGGGAAGACGCGCCGGGTGGTGGTCTTCGCCCGCGGGGAGAAGGTCAAGGAGGCCGAGGCCGCCGGAGCGGACGTTGTCGGCGCGGAGGACCTGATTGCGCGCGTGCAGGGCGGATGGTTTGACTTTGACGTTGCCATAGCCACTCCCGATGTGATGGGCATGGTCGGTAAGGTGGGCCGTATACTAGGTCCGCGGGGGCTGATGCCGAACCCCAAGACGGGGACGGTTACCTTTGACATCGCACGGGCTGTGGCCGAGGTAAAGGCGGGTAAGATCGAATACCGGGTAGATAAAGCGGGCATTATACACGCCCCGATCGGCAAGGTTTCTTTCGAAGCGGATAAGCTCGTCGAGAATTTGCGGGTTCTGGTTGAGGCCTTGGTCCGGGCGAAGCCTGCGGCGGCCAAAGGCCAATACCTGAAGGGGGCTACCGTTTCGTCAACGATGGGCCCCGGGGTAAAGGTTAACCTTTCGAAAGTCGTGTCCTAA
- the rpmE gene encoding 50S ribosomal protein L31, giving the protein MKKDIHPKYGPARVVCACGNTFEAGSTKQELRVEVCSKCHPFYTGRQFVAERGGRVERFRKKYGM; this is encoded by the coding sequence ATGAAGAAGGATATTCACCCGAAGTATGGTCCGGCGCGTGTGGTCTGCGCCTGCGGCAATACCTTCGAGGCAGGCTCTACCAAGCAGGAATTACGCGTGGAGGTCTGTTCCAAGTGCCACCCCTTTTATACCGGGCGGCAGTTTGTTGCGGAACGGGGAGGCCGCGTGGAGCGTTTCCGTAAAAAATACGGGATGTAG
- a CDS encoding CoB--CoM heterodisulfide reductase iron-sulfur subunit B family protein produces MKVGFFIGCNTAFNRPDLEKAVRYTFPVLGVELDDLEGQSCCPTWGTMPSIDLVGWCALGARNYCIAEEKGVDMITVCSTCHGSLARTAHKMKTQPRIKARVNELLKEIGKEYKGTSRIRHAVRYIHKEIGPEKVKSLLKHRLDGLVVAIQPGCLSLWPEVVFHDQEENAFHPRVLRELCEAMGATAPNYKQMLDCCGMGAMRNTDMEKSFRLVERKLISMKEEINPDLIVTGCSSCLIQLDTAQDFLQKKGRIYFEIPVLHYMQLLAVCLGADAKLTTSLSRTDVDAVVDRLYGNKRLYTARR; encoded by the coding sequence ATGAAAGTAGGTTTCTTCATAGGCTGCAATACGGCTTTCAACCGGCCCGACCTCGAAAAAGCGGTGCGGTACACGTTCCCGGTGTTAGGCGTGGAACTCGACGACCTTGAGGGACAGTCCTGCTGTCCCACCTGGGGCACGATGCCCTCCATAGACCTGGTCGGCTGGTGCGCCCTCGGGGCCAGGAACTATTGCATCGCGGAAGAAAAAGGCGTCGATATGATTACCGTGTGCAGCACCTGTCACGGCAGTCTGGCCAGGACCGCGCATAAAATGAAAACACAGCCCAGGATCAAGGCCCGGGTGAACGAGCTTCTCAAGGAGATCGGCAAGGAATACAAGGGAACAAGCCGGATAAGACACGCGGTGCGTTATATCCACAAGGAAATCGGCCCCGAGAAAGTTAAGAGCCTGCTGAAACACAGGCTTGACGGGCTCGTGGTCGCAATCCAGCCCGGCTGCCTTTCTCTGTGGCCCGAAGTGGTCTTTCACGACCAGGAAGAGAACGCTTTCCACCCCAGGGTCCTTCGCGAACTATGCGAAGCGATGGGAGCAACGGCCCCGAATTACAAGCAGATGCTCGACTGCTGCGGTATGGGGGCCATGCGCAACACGGACATGGAGAAATCCTTCAGGCTCGTGGAACGAAAGCTGATCTCAATGAAGGAAGAGATCAATCCCGACCTGATCGTCACCGGCTGCAGTTCCTGCCTGATTCAGCTGGATACGGCGCAGGACTTCCTCCAGAAGAAGGGCCGGATCTACTTTGAGATACCGGTGCTCCATTACATGCAGCTCCTGGCGGTTTGTCTGGGCGCGGACGCGAAGCTCACCACGAGCTTGTCGCGGACTGACGTGGACGCGGTCGTCGACAGACTGTACGGGAACAAACGGCTTTACACCGCCCGAAGATAG
- the rplL gene encoding 50S ribosomal protein L7/L12, producing MAKIAEIMDSIKGLTVVELAELVKALEEEFGVTAAAPMAVAAPAAAAAPAAAQEEEQTEFDVILAAVGDKKINVIKVVREITGLGLKEAKDLVDNAPKPVKEKVNKEEAEAVKAKLTDAGATVEVK from the coding sequence GTGGCTAAGATAGCAGAAATTATGGATTCGATAAAGGGCCTTACGGTGGTGGAACTGGCTGAACTGGTTAAGGCGCTCGAGGAAGAGTTCGGGGTAACCGCGGCGGCCCCCATGGCCGTGGCCGCTCCGGCGGCTGCCGCAGCGCCCGCGGCGGCGCAGGAAGAAGAACAGACGGAGTTTGACGTAATCCTGGCTGCGGTGGGAGACAAGAAGATCAACGTCATTAAGGTTGTGCGCGAGATTACAGGTCTTGGACTTAAGGAAGCGAAGGATCTCGTTGATAATGCGCCGAAACCGGTTAAGGAAAAGGTCAACAAAGAAGAGGCGGAGGCCGTGAAAGCCAAGCTGACTGATGCCGGCGCGACAGTAGAGGTAAAGTAA
- a CDS encoding DUF1385 domain-containing protein, producing MKKDEVVYGGQAVIEGVMMRGPRSWAVAVRRPDESIVVKREPLKGLSAHRIWRRPFIRGVMVLYDALVIGIQALTYSAEQAVGGEEEHPVGRWEIAATLFLGLGLGVVLFVIIPTGLAHLVRDQVPSSLGQNIIEGVIRLSVFLLYILLVGLIPDIRRVYAYHGAEHRVVNACEAGADLTPSGVRRFSVLHPRCGTSFLLVVLVLSIFVFSLLGKQVLWWRIVSRIILLPLIAAVSYEMNRFGACRMHNPLVKAMITPGLWLQRMTTREPDDSQVEVALAALEAVRVKEGEHNVRETG from the coding sequence GTGAAAAAAGATGAAGTAGTGTACGGCGGGCAAGCGGTCATCGAAGGCGTGATGATGCGCGGTCCCCGGTCCTGGGCGGTGGCCGTACGCCGTCCGGATGAATCCATTGTGGTGAAGCGGGAACCGTTGAAGGGCTTGAGCGCCCACCGAATATGGCGCCGTCCTTTTATCCGGGGGGTAATGGTGCTTTATGATGCGCTGGTGATAGGAATCCAGGCCCTGACGTATTCCGCGGAACAAGCTGTGGGAGGCGAGGAGGAGCATCCGGTTGGCCGCTGGGAGATCGCGGCCACACTGTTTTTAGGCCTCGGTCTGGGGGTAGTTCTATTTGTGATTATACCCACAGGACTTGCGCACCTCGTGAGAGATCAGGTGCCTTCAAGCCTGGGGCAGAACATTATTGAAGGAGTCATACGACTTTCGGTTTTTCTGCTGTATATCCTGCTGGTCGGTTTGATTCCGGATATACGGCGTGTTTACGCTTATCACGGCGCCGAGCACCGGGTGGTCAACGCCTGCGAAGCCGGAGCCGACCTAACGCCGTCCGGCGTGCGCCGGTTTTCGGTCTTGCATCCGCGCTGCGGCACGAGTTTCTTGTTGGTGGTGCTGGTACTCAGCATTTTTGTCTTTTCGCTCCTGGGAAAGCAGGTCTTGTGGTGGCGTATAGTATCCCGCATTATCCTGCTGCCGTTAATCGCAGCGGTCAGTTACGAGATGAACAGATTCGGCGCGTGCAGGATGCATAATCCGTTAGTCAAAGCGATGATTACGCCGGGTTTGTGGCTCCAGCGGATGACCACGCGTGAGCCGGACGATTCCCAGGTGGAAGTGGCGCTGGCCGCGCTGGAAGCGGTGCGGGTGAAAGAAGGAGAGCATAATGTTCGAGAAACTGGCTAA
- the prmC gene encoding peptide chain release factor N(5)-glutamine methyltransferase yields MQLQEMLKKGTAELITAGIESPRLDAEVLLAAALRCEKTLFYREPGHRVTREEAVAFTSFVRRRAAHEPIAYITGEKEFMGLTFNVSAAVLIPRPETEIMVETACTLLQGIESPVSVDVGTGSGAVAVSLAVLVPGTLVLASDIGPGVEAVAKGNAARHGVADRVAFYRGDLLAPFLAGAYSFDLVTANLPYVPAGELAGLPEEVRHEPRSALDGGSDGLDLYRRLVPQAEKLVKPGGYLLMEIGPGQGKAALELLNSAAWEAVIKPDLAGRERLVVARRRV; encoded by the coding sequence ATGCAGTTACAGGAAATGCTGAAAAAAGGGACCGCAGAGCTTATAACGGCCGGTATCGAATCCCCGCGCCTCGACGCCGAGGTGCTTCTGGCGGCGGCTCTTCGCTGCGAAAAAACGTTGTTTTATCGGGAACCGGGCCACCGCGTCACTCGGGAAGAGGCGGTGGCTTTTACGTCGTTTGTCCGGAGGCGGGCCGCGCATGAACCGATCGCTTATATCACCGGTGAGAAGGAGTTCATGGGATTAACCTTCAACGTATCCGCGGCGGTCCTGATCCCGAGGCCCGAAACCGAAATCATGGTGGAAACGGCCTGCACCCTGCTTCAGGGAATTGAATCGCCCGTATCGGTCGATGTGGGTACCGGGAGCGGCGCCGTGGCGGTCAGCCTTGCCGTTCTGGTGCCGGGTACGCTTGTCCTGGCGTCTGATATCGGGCCGGGGGTTGAGGCGGTGGCTAAGGGCAACGCCGCGCGGCACGGGGTGGCCGACAGGGTAGCCTTTTACCGGGGCGACTTGTTGGCGCCGTTTCTGGCCGGAGCGTATTCTTTTGACCTGGTCACGGCCAACCTCCCGTATGTTCCCGCCGGGGAATTGGCGGGACTGCCGGAGGAGGTGCGGCATGAACCGAGGTCCGCTCTTGACGGGGGCTCCGACGGATTAGACCTGTACCGCCGGCTGGTTCCCCAGGCGGAGAAGCTTGTGAAGCCCGGCGGTTACCTCCTGATGGAAATCGGCCCCGGGCAGGGGAAGGCGGCGCTTGAACTCTTGAATTCCGCGGCGTGGGAAGCGGTCATTAAACCGGACCTGGCCGGACGGGAACGTCTGGTGGTGGCGCGGCGCAGGGTTTGA
- the rplJ gene encoding 50S ribosomal protein L10, whose product MDVLTRQRKEEMVEELTGMLKTAKTVFIADYKGITVARVSDLRNRLRAVNSTIRVAKNTLVKIAAKNAGIEGMDQFLEGPVALAVVYGEPAVSAKILSGFIREFKILEIKGGILEGKVLSGDDVKTLAELPPYEVLVAKVVGGLKSPLYGLVNVMNGPLRNLVYVLEAVREKQAKAS is encoded by the coding sequence ATGGACGTGCTAACGCGCCAACGCAAAGAAGAAATGGTGGAAGAACTCACCGGAATGTTGAAGACGGCTAAAACCGTATTCATTGCCGACTACAAAGGTATCACCGTCGCAAGGGTAAGCGATCTGCGCAACCGGCTGCGGGCGGTCAACAGCACAATCAGGGTGGCGAAAAACACCCTTGTGAAGATTGCGGCGAAAAACGCCGGTATCGAAGGGATGGACCAGTTCCTTGAAGGACCGGTAGCCCTTGCCGTGGTTTACGGCGAACCTGCCGTATCCGCCAAGATATTGTCGGGCTTTATCCGGGAATTCAAGATTCTTGAGATAAAGGGTGGTATTCTCGAAGGCAAGGTGTTATCCGGGGATGATGTTAAGACGCTTGCGGAACTGCCGCCTTATGAGGTGCTGGTGGCGAAAGTGGTCGGCGGCCTGAAGTCGCCGCTTTACGGGCTGGTGAACGTAATGAACGGCCCGCTGCGCAACCTGGTCTACGTTTTGGAGGCGGTTCGGGAAAAGCAGGCGAAAGCCTCATAG
- the secE gene encoding preprotein translocase subunit SecE: MAVIKSKKEKKGRTQAEKPAPTQKGKKVKTIKGSPSEDTPKGAVVEEIRRGTLKRDVAKKDVAKKDVVKKEAAKKSLDPGRLIRTVRQFFAGTWQEMKKVHWPTRRMVAIYTAVVLVVVAIVMVIIWIADSIFSRVLQFIIKS; the protein is encoded by the coding sequence ATGGCCGTCATTAAATCCAAGAAAGAGAAAAAGGGCCGTACCCAGGCGGAAAAACCAGCACCCACGCAGAAGGGGAAAAAGGTTAAGACGATAAAAGGTTCTCCATCCGAGGATACGCCAAAGGGAGCGGTGGTCGAGGAGATCCGGCGGGGGACCCTTAAGCGTGATGTCGCCAAAAAAGACGTTGCTAAAAAAGACGTTGTTAAAAAAGAAGCGGCTAAGAAAAGTCTGGATCCGGGTAGGCTTATAAGGACCGTCAGGCAGTTCTTTGCCGGGACGTGGCAGGAAATGAAGAAGGTACACTGGCCGACCCGGCGTATGGTTGCCATTTATACCGCTGTGGTACTAGTGGTTGTGGCTATTGTAATGGTAATTATCTGGATTGCGGATTCCATCTTCAGCCGGGTCCTGCAATTCATCATTAAATCATGA
- the rpmG gene encoding 50S ribosomal protein L33, with product MRIVIQLACTQCKRRNYATSKNKKNDPGRIEFKKYCRWCGTHTLHKETK from the coding sequence GTGCGTATCGTTATTCAGCTTGCTTGTACGCAGTGTAAAAGACGGAATTATGCTACGAGCAAGAACAAAAAGAACGACCCGGGCAGAATTGAGTTTAAGAAATACTGCCGGTGGTGTGGGACACATACCCTGCACAAGGAGACAAAATAG
- the nusG gene encoding transcription termination/antitermination protein NusG, whose protein sequence is MSKQWYVIHTYSGYENKVKANLEKRIASMNMGDKIFRIVVPEEDEVEIKDGKKKILKRKIYPGYVLVEMIMGDESWYVVRNTPGVTGFVGSGNKPVPLTEPEAEQILKQAEGDIPRIRIDLTPGEKIRVTSGPFQNFIGVLEEINTEKAKLKVSVSMFGRETPIELDYSQVEKIV, encoded by the coding sequence ATGAGTAAACAGTGGTATGTAATACATACCTATTCCGGTTACGAAAATAAGGTGAAAGCCAACCTGGAAAAGAGAATCGCTTCCATGAACATGGGGGATAAGATTTTTCGCATTGTTGTGCCGGAAGAAGACGAGGTTGAGATAAAGGACGGAAAGAAAAAGATACTCAAGCGTAAGATATACCCCGGCTACGTCCTTGTCGAGATGATTATGGGGGACGAATCATGGTACGTCGTGCGTAATACTCCCGGCGTAACAGGTTTTGTGGGCAGCGGCAACAAGCCGGTGCCGTTGACCGAGCCCGAAGCGGAACAGATACTCAAACAGGCTGAAGGTGATATCCCGAGGATAAGGATTGACCTGACACCCGGAGAGAAGATCCGGGTTACGTCGGGGCCGTTCCAGAACTTTATCGGGGTATTGGAGGAGATAAATACCGAGAAGGCCAAACTGAAGGTGTCGGTTTCGATGTTTGGCCGCGAAACGCCTATAGAACTGGATTATTCGCAAGTGGAAAAGATAGTGTAG
- the rplK gene encoding 50S ribosomal protein L11, with product MAKKVQAIVKLQVPAGKATPAPPVGPALGQHGVNIMAFVKEYNERTAAQAGLIIPVEITVYEDRSFSFVCKTPPAAVLLKKAAGIETASGEPNTKKVGKVPRSKVKEIAELKMPDLNAASLEAAMRMVEGTARSMGIEVVEG from the coding sequence TTGGCAAAAAAGGTTCAGGCGATAGTCAAACTCCAGGTTCCCGCCGGTAAGGCGACGCCGGCGCCGCCGGTCGGCCCTGCTTTGGGCCAGCATGGAGTTAACATAATGGCTTTCGTGAAGGAGTACAACGAGCGGACGGCCGCTCAGGCCGGTTTGATAATCCCGGTGGAGATCACCGTTTATGAGGACCGCTCTTTCAGTTTTGTCTGTAAGACCCCGCCGGCGGCGGTGCTCTTGAAGAAAGCGGCCGGAATTGAGACCGCTTCCGGGGAGCCCAACACCAAGAAGGTCGGTAAGGTGCCGCGGTCCAAGGTGAAGGAGATCGCCGAACTGAAGATGCCCGACCTTAACGCGGCGTCTTTAGAAGCGGCTATGCGTATGGTTGAGGGCACAGCCCGCAGCATGGGTATAGAAGTAGTCGAAGGCTGA